A stretch of Triticum aestivum cultivar Chinese Spring chromosome 1D, IWGSC CS RefSeq v2.1, whole genome shotgun sequence DNA encodes these proteins:
- the LOC123163339 gene encoding fatty-acid-binding protein 3, chloroplastic, whose product MVVRSPPSKRCAGAAMMVASVVPSPLAGPALARPGRTRLLPPCDLPAGSSLQSASGCRIARGGARRPQHISFAAGGGAEGDAFVVEGATNVKFSRELTVPGHKEPLIILGTGYRDKFFVKVYAAAFYVDISIGLDTEQWRKKVGLETFDASSGFDSIFKAPVVKSLNITLVRDVDGKTFVKALDGVIARRIQKRTDEEESSLSAFRNSFLGRNLKKGTTIYLTWLEPSRMLVSVSTDQGPSQVDVEVKSATVNYALYDGFFGSSPVSPTLRSSTAQLLEAILTN is encoded by the exons ATGGTCGTCCGTTCTCCGCCCAGCAAGCGCTGCGCCGGCGCTGCCATGATGGTCGCTTCCGTCGTGCCCTCTCCGCTGGCTGGTCCTGCACTCGCGAGGCCTGGCCGCACGCGTCTCCTTCCGCCCTGCGACCTGCCGGCCGGCTCCTCTTTGCAATCGGCCAGCGGCTGCCGCATCGCCCGCGGCGGCGCACGGCGCCCGCAGCACATCTCGTTCGCAGCCGGAGGAGGCGCAG AGGGTGACGCTTTTGTCGTAGAAGGCGCGACGAATGTCAAGTTCTCCAGGGAGCTAACTGTTCCGGGCCACAAAGAGCCTCTGATCATCCTCGGCACAG GTTACAGAGACAAGTTCTTCGTCAAGGTATACGCCGCAGCGTTCTATGTGGATATCTCCATCGGACTCGATACCGAGCAATGGAGAAAAAAGGTTGGCCTCGAGACTTTCGATGCTTCCTCTGGTTTTGACTCCATTTTTAAAG CACCGGTTGTGAAATCTCTGAATATAACTCTAGTTAGAGACGTTGATGGCAAGACCTTTGTGAAGGCTTTGGATGGCGTTATAGCTCGCCGGATTCAGAAACGGACCGATGAGGAAGAATCTTCACTGTCGGCTTTCCGGAACAGCTTTCTAGGGCGCAATCTCAAAAAGGGAACAACCATCTATTTAACTTGGTTGGAACCCTCAAGAATGCTG GTCTCGGTTTCGACCGACCAAGGTCCATCCCAAGTCGACGTTGAGGTCAAATCAGCTACTGTCAATTATGCTCTATATGATGGCTTCTTCGGCAGCTCTCCCGTATCCCCCACTTTGAGATCTTCCACTGCTCAGCTGCTAGAAGCTATCCTTACAAACTGA
- the LOC123163355 gene encoding F-box protein At5g07610-like, which translates to MPLGGEGDGCTEQDPRPATGHHSRDEDAPSRSPLLLPVIASEKKRKKGHEQKPVADLPDDVLIVILSRVRYRSLCRFKCVSKQWLALCSELDVLHRRSPRTLSGLYYFADDRDGLSFHDLTTGGPPVVDPDLSFLRGSYQRITAEECCGSLLLCACWKPYSQQDEYDYVVCNPATEKWTVLPPMEFPDEADGHRLIRAELYLALDAVNPSSFVVVETVTNYIHQIRELAVYSSETGRWTSMKSEWGPRTIVPGYADFIYLNGTVHFGTLNSSIVTLHIEGRIWKEIEMPHMACSIGQSLGCLHAWHLNNSPDCQLSVWVLEDYDRGNWTLKHTVNVLGLFGRHCRKDETNEMMAIHPKYNLIFLLMRRLQSHTTWIIRKCMLSALLKNTSVVCLIFPVLQNGFQLVAESGTSALMKIISWD; encoded by the exons ATGCCGCTAGGAGGAGAAGGTGATGGCTGCACGGAGCAGGACCCCCGGCCGGCGACCGGACACCATAGCCGCGATGAGGACGCCCCGTCTCGTTCGCCGTTGCTGCTCCCCGTTATTGCTTCAGAG aagaaaaggaagaaggggCACGAGCAGAAGCCCGTGGCGGACCTCCCCGACGACGTCCTCATCGTGATCCTGTCGCGGGTGCGCTACAGGTCACTCTGCCGCTTTAAGTGCGTGTCCAAGCAGTGGCTCGCCCTTTGCTCCGAACTTGACGTGTTGCACCGGAGGTCACCGCGGACCCTGTCTGGCCTCTACTACTTCGCCGACGACCGGGACGGCCTCAGCTTCCACGATTTAACCACGGGTGGCCCCCCTGTGGTCGATCCAGATCTCTCTTTCTTGCGAGGGAGCTACCAACGTATCACTGCCGAAGAATGTTGTGGTAGCCTTCTCCTTTGTGCATGTTGGAAACCATACTCTCAACAAGACGAATATGATTATGTCGTGTGCAATCCTGCGACCGAGAAGTGGACTGTGCTGCCTCCTATGGAATTCCCGGACGAAGCGGATGGTCACCGTTTAATCCGAGCCGAGCTGTATCTAGCTTTGGATGCAGTTAACCCCTCAAGCTTTGTGGTTGTTGAGACCGTCACAAATTATATTCATCAAATCAGAGAACTGGCGGTCTACTCATCAGAAACCGGACGATGGACTTCCATGAAAAGTGAGTGGGGTCCCAGAACTATAGTGCCTGGTTATGCCGATTTCATCTACCTCAACGGCACTGTGCATTTCGGGACCCTTAATTCTTCAATAGTAACACTGCACATAGAAGGGAGGATTTGGAAGGAAATTGAAATGCCACACATGGCATGCTCCATAGGACAGTCTCTGGGATGCTTGCATGCTTGGCATCTTAATAATAGTCCTGATTGCCAACTCTCAGTTTGGGTTCTTGAGGATTATGATAGAGGAAACTGGACCCTAAAGCACACTGTTAATGTTTTGGGACTGTTCGGAAGGCATTGCCGCAAAGATGAGACCAACGAGATGATGGCGATTCATCCAAAATATAATTTGATTTTCTTACTGATGAGGAGATTACAATCTCATACGACATGGATAATCAGAAAGTGCATGTTATCAGCACTTCTAAAGAACACGAGTGTTGTGTGCCTTATATTCCCTGTTTTGCAAAATGGCTTTCAGTTGGTCGCTGAAAGTGGCACTAGTGCCCTCATGAAAATCATTTCTTGGGACTAA